A single genomic interval of Streptomyces violaceusniger Tu 4113 harbors:
- a CDS encoding cold-shock protein: protein MATGTVKWFNAEKGFGFIAQSEGGPDVFVHYSAINSRGFRELNEGERVTFEVQQGQKGPQAANVERALP from the coding sequence ATGGCTACTGGCACCGTGAAATGGTTCAACGCCGAAAAGGGCTTCGGCTTCATCGCACAGAGCGAGGGCGGCCCGGACGTCTTCGTTCACTACTCGGCCATCAACAGCCGCGGATTCCGCGAACTCAACGAGGGCGAGCGCGTGACGTTCGAGGTCCAGCAGGGACAGAAGGGCCCCCAGGCGGCCAACGTGGAACGGGCCCTGCCCTGA